The genomic DNA AGCGTTGAATATGCAGTTAACAGAATCAAAACTCACGTGAAACGCTTTTTAGATCTGGAGAGTCAACTCGTGAGGGATAATATAGATGAGGAATTTCTCACAAGGATTGAGCGAGAAGACGACATTTTCCCTTGGGTGGATTATAGGGTCTACGCAGGTTCACAACCGAGGAAGGAGGGATAAAGTGCCTGCAAAGTATTTCGAAATCAGATGGCACTCGAGAGCAGGTCAAGGTGCTAAAAGTGCAGCTCAGTTGTTGGCTGAAACTGTTCTTGAGGAAGGTAAGTACGCCCAAGCATTCCCGGAGTATGGTGCTGAAAGATCAGGAGCGCCTATGAGAGCTTTCAACAGGATAAGTGAAGGTAAGATACGTGTTCATCATTCGGTTGAAAATCCCGATGTAGTTGTGGTGATCGATGAAACATTACTTTCTCCGGCCATAGCTGCTGGTTTAAAGAAAGAAGGAGTCCTCATAGTGAATACGAAACACACACTCGATTACGTGAGGAAAAAGACGAATTTCAGCGGTAGGATATGCTTGGTTAATGCAACAGATATAGCCCTTCAAGAGATCAAGAGAGGGGTTCCAAACACAGTTATGCTTGGGACTTTGGCACGTGTGACAGGACTGGTGAACATTGAAGTTGTTGAAAAAAAGATAAGAGAGATGTTCGACAGGAAATTACCAGAGGAAATGATCCAAGCTAACATCAGAGCGCTCAAACGTGGTTTTGAGGAGGTGCAGTGCAGTGGCTGAGCTGAAGAAATGGTATGAGTTACCTATAGCTGGTTTAATCGTTGAACCTGGTACTGCACGCAAATATAAAACTGGAGATTGGAGAGTCAAAAGGCCGATATACGATAGATCTAAGTGTATCGATTGTATGATTTGCTGGTTCTACTGTCCGGATCTAGCGATCATCCAAGAGAACGGCATCATGAAGGGTATAAACTATTTCTACTGCAAAGGTTGCGGTGTTTGTGCAAACGTTTGTCCAAAGTCCGCGATTGAAATGCGTCCAGAGACTGAATTCATTGGGAAGGAGGACTGAGCGATGGCAAGCAAAAAAGTACTGGCCATAACAGGTGCAGAAGCTGCTGCGTACGCGATGAAGCAAATAGAACCCGATGTCGTGGCGGCTTACCCTATAACCCCTCAGACACCGATCGTTGAGTATTTTGCTAAATATGTAGCGGATGGTGAAGTCAGAACAGAGATGATACCGGTGGAAAGCGAGCATTCTGCGATGAGTGCAGTGGTTGGTGCCGCTGCAGCGGGTGCGAGAGCGATGACTGCTACGAGTGCTCAAGGACTCGCTCTGATGCATGAAATAGTATATATCGCTGCTTCAATGAGGTTGCCAATAGTCATGGGAGTTGTGAACAGGGCTTTGAGCGCTCCCATCAACATACACTGTGACCACAGCGATGCTATGTCAGAAAGAGATTCCGGATGGATTCAACTCTTTTGTGAAGATGTTCAGGAAGTTTACGATCTGACAATATTAGCTGTGAAGCTTGCAGAACATGAAGATGTCAGATTACCGGTGATGGTGAATCAAGATGGTTTTATCTTGTCGCACGGAGTCGAGCCGGTTGAGGTGTTACCGGATGAAGTCGTTAAGAAATTCGTTGGAAGTTATAAGCCGATATACCCGTTGTTGGACACCGACCATCCTGTGACCTACGGTGCGCTCGATCTGTACGATTATTACTTTGAGCACAAAAGACAACAAATAGAAGCCATGAAGAATGTTTATAGGATTTTCCCATTGGTGGCTGAGGAATTTTACAAAATTAGTGGTCGTAGGTACAACTATGTCGAGCCCTATAAGATGGAAAACGCAGAATTCGTCATCGTAGCCCTTGGATCATCCAACGGAACAATAAAAGATGTAGTGGATGAATTGAGAAGTGAGGGAAAGAAAGTCGGTCTTTTGAAGATATGGATGTTCAGACCCTTCCCAAAAGCTGAAATTCAAAGATATCTCACTGCGCGTAAAGCCGTCGTTGTGCTCGATAGGGCTGCATCCTTTGGGGCGGAGGCTCCACTGTATGAAGCAGTGAAATCTGCACTTTATGAGGTTGCAGTAAGACCTTTGAT from Pseudothermotoga sp. includes the following:
- a CDS encoding 2-oxoacid:acceptor oxidoreductase family protein is translated as MPAKYFEIRWHSRAGQGAKSAAQLLAETVLEEGKYAQAFPEYGAERSGAPMRAFNRISEGKIRVHHSVENPDVVVVIDETLLSPAIAAGLKKEGVLIVNTKHTLDYVRKKTNFSGRICLVNATDIALQEIKRGVPNTVMLGTLARVTGLVNIEVVEKKIREMFDRKLPEEMIQANIRALKRGFEEVQCSG
- the porD gene encoding pyruvate synthase subunit PorD codes for the protein MAELKKWYELPIAGLIVEPGTARKYKTGDWRVKRPIYDRSKCIDCMICWFYCPDLAIIQENGIMKGINYFYCKGCGVCANVCPKSAIEMRPETEFIGKED
- the porA gene encoding pyruvate synthase subunit PorA, coding for MASKKVLAITGAEAAAYAMKQIEPDVVAAYPITPQTPIVEYFAKYVADGEVRTEMIPVESEHSAMSAVVGAAAAGARAMTATSAQGLALMHEIVYIAASMRLPIVMGVVNRALSAPINIHCDHSDAMSERDSGWIQLFCEDVQEVYDLTILAVKLAEHEDVRLPVMVNQDGFILSHGVEPVEVLPDEVVKKFVGSYKPIYPLLDTDHPVTYGALDLYDYYFEHKRQQIEAMKNVYRIFPLVAEEFYKISGRRYNYVEPYKMENAEFVIVALGSSNGTIKDVVDELRSEGKKVGLLKIWMFRPFPKAEIQRYLTARKAVVVLDRAASFGAEAPLYEAVKSALYEVAVRPLMGSFVYGLGGRDLKPEHVRYAFERAMALDLVADREEYLGLRE